The Chryseobacterium suipulveris genome window below encodes:
- the secY gene encoding preprotein translocase subunit SecY has translation MKEFIQTLKNIWTLKELREKILFTLGIILVYRFASYISLPAINMAEVGSLLEQYKNQGGNRQGAGLLGLLSSFTGGAFSRASIMALGIMPYISASIIVQLMGMAIPYLQKLQKDGESGRNTLNQITRWLTIAVCLVQAPSYLTSITQMFLPHAQFASAYYVHPQSIMFWLPSIVILVAGSVFAMWLGEKITDKGIGNGISILIMVGILADFPSAFLQEVATQTGKGGLGTIMILVEVLFWLLVVLLGILLSVAVRKIPIQYVSRAQARGGVNRNLMQGARQWIPLKVNAAGVMPIIFAQALMFVPGLLTKLDDSNTFLAGFQNVFSWQYNVLFAILIIIFTFFYTAITIPVNQMADDLKRNGGLIPKVRPGKETSDYLDDILSKITLPGSIFLAIFAVLPAFIHGWLVQTDGFALFFGGTSLLIMVGVILDTVQQINTYLLNHHYDGLMQSKLSRTTNL, from the coding sequence ATGAAAGAATTTATACAAACACTGAAAAACATTTGGACGCTTAAGGAACTCAGAGAGAAAATCCTTTTCACTCTCGGGATAATCCTTGTGTATAGATTCGCATCTTATATCTCGCTTCCGGCCATCAACATGGCCGAAGTAGGGAGTCTTTTGGAGCAGTACAAAAACCAGGGAGGCAACAGACAGGGAGCAGGACTTCTTGGGTTGCTTTCTTCATTTACCGGTGGTGCGTTTTCCCGAGCGTCGATCATGGCACTCGGAATCATGCCCTACATTTCTGCTTCCATCATCGTTCAGCTGATGGGAATGGCGATTCCATATCTCCAGAAACTGCAGAAAGACGGCGAAAGCGGTAGAAATACATTGAACCAAATTACAAGATGGTTAACCATTGCGGTTTGTTTGGTACAGGCACCTTCTTACCTTACATCGATTACCCAGATGTTCCTTCCGCATGCTCAGTTTGCGTCTGCATATTACGTGCATCCGCAGTCGATCATGTTTTGGCTTCCGAGTATCGTGATTTTGGTGGCGGGATCTGTATTCGCAATGTGGTTGGGTGAAAAGATTACCGACAAAGGTATCGGAAACGGGATCTCGATTCTGATCATGGTTGGAATCTTGGCAGATTTCCCTTCGGCATTCCTACAGGAAGTAGCTACACAAACAGGTAAAGGAGGATTGGGAACAATTATGATCCTTGTTGAAGTCCTTTTCTGGTTATTGGTGGTGCTTCTCGGAATCCTGCTTTCTGTGGCGGTTCGAAAAATCCCGATCCAGTACGTGAGCAGAGCACAGGCAAGAGGTGGTGTCAACAGAAACCTGATGCAGGGAGCAAGACAGTGGATCCCACTGAAAGTGAATGCGGCGGGAGTAATGCCGATCATCTTCGCACAGGCGTTAATGTTTGTACCGGGATTATTGACAAAGCTTGATGACAGCAACACGTTCCTCGCTGGATTCCAGAATGTTTTCAGTTGGCAATACAATGTATTGTTTGCGATACTGATCATCATCTTCACCTTCTTCTATACTGCGATCACTATTCCGGTAAACCAGATGGCGGATGACCTAAAAAGGAACGGCGGATTGATCCCAAAAGTAAGACCGGGGAAAGAAACCTCTGATTATCTGGATGATATCCTTTCAAAAATAACTTTGCCAGGTTCCATATTTTTGGCTATCTTTGCAGTCCTTCCCGCGTTTATACACGGATGGCTTGTCCAGACAGACGGATTTGCCCTGTTTTTCGGCGGCACATCGCTGTTGATCATGGTTGGAGTTATCTTAGACACCGTTCAGCAAATCAATACTTATTTGTTGAACCACCACTATGATGGCTTGATGCAGTCGAAATTATCAAGAACAACAAATTTGTAA
- the rplO gene encoding 50S ribosomal protein L15 codes for MNLNNIKPAAGSTHSQKRIGRGQGSGYGGTSTKGHKGQKSRAGYSQKIGFEGGQMPLQRRLPKFGFNNVNRKEYRGINLDTIQLLADAKNITEITKEVLVENGLAKKTEIVKIMGRGELKTGVSISAEKFTKSAEEAISKAGGKAITL; via the coding sequence ATGAATTTAAATAACATAAAACCGGCAGCAGGTTCCACGCACAGCCAAAAGAGAATCGGTAGAGGACAGGGAAGCGGTTACGGCGGAACTTCAACGAAAGGACACAAAGGTCAGAAATCTAGAGCCGGATACTCTCAGAAAATCGGTTTCGAAGGTGGACAGATGCCACTTCAAAGAAGATTGCCTAAGTTCGGTTTCAACAACGTAAACAGAAAAGAGTACAGAGGAATCAACCTTGATACGATCCAGCTTTTGGCAGATGCTAAAAACATCACCGAGATCACCAAAGAAGTTTTGGTAGAAAACGGATTGGCCAAGAAAACCGAAATCGTGAAAATTATGGGTAGAGGTGAATTGAAAACAGGTGTTTCGATCTCTGCAGAAAAATTCACAAAATCCGCTGAAGAGGCAATCTCTAAAGCAGGAGGAAAAGCAATTACCCTTTAA
- the rpmD gene encoding 50S ribosomal protein L30: MAKIQVKQVRSAIGRTKTQKRTLEALGLKKLHQVVEHEATPAILGMVAAISHLVEVQK; the protein is encoded by the coding sequence ATGGCAAAAATTCAGGTAAAACAAGTAAGAAGCGCTATTGGAAGAACAAAAACCCAAAAAAGAACGCTTGAAGCATTAGGATTGAAAAAACTTCACCAAGTTGTAGAGCACGAGGCAACTCCTGCAATCCTTGGAATGGTGGCTGCAATTAGCCACTTGGTAGAAGTTCAAAAATAA
- the rpsE gene encoding 30S ribosomal protein S5 has product MLGLDNIEKVKPGGLELKDRLVAVNRVTKVTKGGRAFGFSAIVVVGDEDGTVGYGLGKSKEVASAIAKAVEDAKKNLVKVPVINHTIPHQTSARYGGADIFLRPATHGTGVIAGGTVRMVVEAAGIKDILSKSKGSSNPHNVVKATFKALLDIRRPEEIAKLRGVTLNKVFNG; this is encoded by the coding sequence ATGTTAGGACTAGATAATATAGAAAAAGTAAAACCGGGAGGATTAGAACTTAAAGATCGTCTCGTAGCTGTAAACAGAGTAACAAAAGTAACCAAAGGTGGTCGAGCTTTCGGATTTTCTGCAATTGTGGTTGTAGGAGACGAAGACGGAACGGTAGGTTACGGTTTGGGAAAATCTAAGGAGGTTGCTTCCGCTATCGCTAAAGCGGTAGAAGATGCAAAGAAAAACTTGGTTAAAGTTCCTGTAATCAATCACACCATCCCTCACCAAACTTCCGCAAGATACGGTGGTGCAGATATCTTCCTAAGACCTGCAACTCACGGTACCGGTGTAATCGCTGGTGGAACTGTGCGTATGGTGGTAGAAGCTGCAGGGATCAAAGATATTCTTTCAAAATCCAAAGGATCTTCAAACCCGCACAACGTGGTGAAAGCTACTTTCAAAGCGTTGCTCGATATCAGAAGACCTGAGGAAATTGCAAAGCTGAGAGGTGTTACATTAAATAAAGTGTTTAACGGTTAA
- the rplR gene encoding 50S ribosomal protein L18, which yields MALNKVQKRDRIKRRVRGKISGSAELPRLSVYKSNKEIYAQLIDDKDGKTLASASSRALNAKGTKTEVSAEVGKAIAEKAKAAGIESIVFDRNGFVYHGRIKALADGAREAGLKF from the coding sequence ATGGCACTGAACAAAGTACAAAAAAGAGACAGAATCAAAAGAAGAGTTAGAGGGAAAATCTCCGGCTCTGCTGAATTGCCAAGATTATCCGTTTACAAAAGTAACAAGGAGATTTACGCGCAATTGATCGACGATAAAGATGGTAAAACTTTGGCATCAGCTTCTTCAAGAGCGCTGAACGCTAAAGGAACAAAAACTGAAGTTTCCGCAGAAGTAGGTAAAGCAATCGCTGAAAAAGCCAAAGCTGCAGGAATCGAAAGTATTGTGTTTGACAGAAATGGATTCGTGTACCACGGCAGAATCAAAGCTTTAGCCGATGGAGCGAGAGAAGCAGGACTTAAATTCTAA
- the rplF gene encoding 50S ribosomal protein L6, translating to MSRIGKAIIEVPANVTITEKEGLVTVKGPKGELTQQLSEGISLNLEDGKLTLERPSESKQHKALHGLYRALINNMVVGTSEGFTKKLELVGVGYRASNSGQKLELALGFSHGIVLDLPKEVSVETLSEKGKNPIITLSSYDKQLLGMVAAKIRSFRKPEPYKGKGIRFVGEIVRRKAGKSA from the coding sequence ATGTCAAGAATTGGTAAAGCAATTATAGAAGTTCCCGCAAATGTTACCATCACCGAGAAAGAAGGTCTGGTTACTGTGAAAGGACCGAAAGGTGAGCTTACGCAGCAGTTGAGCGAAGGGATCTCTCTAAACTTAGAAGACGGAAAACTTACATTGGAAAGACCGTCCGAATCAAAACAGCACAAAGCATTACACGGTCTTTACAGAGCGTTAATCAACAATATGGTTGTAGGAACCTCAGAAGGTTTCACGAAGAAGCTAGAATTGGTAGGGGTAGGATACAGAGCATCGAACTCAGGTCAAAAACTTGAGCTTGCACTGGGATTCTCTCACGGTATCGTACTGGACCTTCCGAAAGAAGTATCAGTAGAAACACTATCTGAAAAAGGTAAGAACCCAATCATCACCTTGTCATCATACGACAAGCAACTTTTGGGAATGGTTGCCGCAAAAATCAGATCATTCAGAAAACCTGAACCTTACAAAGGAAAAGGAATCAGATTCGTAGGAGAAATTGTTAGACGTAAAGCTGGTAAATCTGCTTAA
- the rpsH gene encoding 30S ribosomal protein S8, producing MVTDPISDFLTRVRNAQSAGHKVVEIPASKIKKEITKILFDQGYILNYKFEDNAVQGNIKIALKYDKQTNKRAIKSIQRASRPGLRQYKGSEELPRVLNGLGVAIISTSKGVMTDKKARQEKVGGEVICYVY from the coding sequence ATGGTAACAGATCCAATTTCAGATTTCCTGACCAGAGTAAGGAACGCACAAAGCGCAGGCCACAAAGTGGTGGAAATTCCTGCATCGAAAATCAAAAAGGAGATTACGAAAATTTTGTTTGATCAGGGTTACATCCTCAACTACAAGTTCGAGGACAACGCTGTTCAGGGAAATATCAAAATCGCTTTGAAGTATGACAAACAAACCAACAAACGAGCAATCAAGAGCATCCAGAGAGCTTCAAGACCAGGTTTGAGACAGTACAAAGGTTCCGAGGAACTGCCAAGAGTACTCAACGGTTTGGGAGTGGCAATTATCTCGACTTCTAAAGGAGTAATGACCGATAAGAAAGCCAGACAAGAAAAAGTAGGCGGTGAAGTAATCTGCTATGTTTATTAA
- the rpsN gene encoding 30S ribosomal protein S14, giving the protein MAKESMKARERKREATVAKYAEKRKALKEAGDYEALQKLPKDASPVRLHNRCKLTGRPRGYMRTFGISRVTFREMANAGLIPGVKKASW; this is encoded by the coding sequence ATGGCTAAAGAATCAATGAAAGCGCGCGAGCGCAAAAGAGAAGCTACAGTTGCAAAATATGCTGAGAAAAGAAAAGCTTTGAAAGAAGCCGGAGACTACGAGGCATTGCAGAAACTTCCGAAAGACGCGTCGCCAGTAAGACTGCACAACAGATGCAAACTTACCGGAAGACCAAGAGGATACATGAGAACCTTCGGTATCTCCAGAGTAACGTTCCGTGAAATGGCAAACGCAGGACTCATCCCGGGAGTTAAAAAAGCAAGTTGGTAA
- the rplE gene encoding 50S ribosomal protein L5, whose protein sequence is MEFVARPKKNYKEKIVPAMMEEFGYKSVMQVPRLQKIVVSQGLGAATADKKIVDYAVEELTAITGQKAVGTVSKKDEAAFKLRKGMPVGARVTLRDNKMYEFLDRLTSSALPRIRDFSGIKADGFDGRGNYNLGITEQIIFPEIVIDKVKKIQGMDITFVTSAKTDKEAKSLLTHFGLPFKKN, encoded by the coding sequence ATGGAATTCGTAGCAAGACCAAAGAAAAATTATAAAGAGAAAATTGTTCCTGCAATGATGGAAGAATTTGGGTACAAATCTGTAATGCAGGTACCTAGATTGCAGAAAATCGTTGTTTCCCAAGGTTTGGGCGCTGCAACTGCAGACAAAAAAATCGTGGACTACGCAGTAGAGGAACTTACAGCAATCACCGGCCAAAAAGCAGTTGGTACTGTTTCCAAAAAAGACGAAGCAGCTTTCAAACTCAGAAAAGGAATGCCGGTAGGTGCAAGAGTGACACTGAGAGACAACAAAATGTATGAATTCTTAGATCGATTAACTTCTTCAGCACTCCCACGAATCAGAGATTTCAGCGGAATCAAAGCTGACGGTTTCGACGGAAGAGGAAACTACAACTTAGGGATCACCGAGCAGATCATCTTCCCTGAGATCGTAATCGACAAAGTAAAGAAAATCCAAGGGATGGACATTACTTTCGTAACTTCCGCGAAAACTGACAAAGAAGCAAAATCACTTTTAACTCACTTCGGTTTACCTTTCAAAAAGAACTAA
- the rplX gene encoding 50S ribosomal protein L24, with translation MTKVKIKRGDNVIVTTGKNKGNKGEVLEVIKKEGKDPRVIVAGLNIVKRHTKPSAGNPQGGIVEKEASIHISNVALLDEKGKATKVGYKVDGDKKVRIAKTTGKEI, from the coding sequence ATGACTAAAGTTAAAATTAAAAGAGGAGATAACGTAATCGTTACTACCGGAAAAAATAAAGGAAACAAGGGTGAAGTTCTTGAAGTAATCAAGAAAGAAGGCAAGGATCCAAGAGTAATCGTGGCTGGTCTGAACATCGTGAAAAGACACACCAAACCATCCGCTGGAAATCCTCAAGGAGGAATTGTTGAGAAAGAGGCATCCATCCACATCTCCAACGTAGCACTTTTGGACGAAAAAGGAAAAGCTACCAAAGTAGGTTACAAAGTAGATGGTGACAAGAAAGTAAGAATTGCTAAAACAACCGGTAAAGAAATTTAA
- the rplN gene encoding 50S ribosomal protein L14 → MLQTESRLKVADNTGAKEVLVIRVLGGTRRRYASVGDKIVVTIKDSTPQGNAKKGTVSKAVVVRTKKAVRRKDGSYIKFDDNACVLLNAAGEMRGTRVFGPVARELRDKEYMKVISLAPEVL, encoded by the coding sequence ATGTTACAAACAGAATCAAGATTAAAAGTTGCTGATAACACAGGTGCTAAAGAAGTATTGGTTATCAGAGTTCTGGGAGGAACCAGAAGAAGATATGCTTCAGTTGGTGATAAAATCGTAGTGACTATCAAAGATTCCACACCACAGGGAAATGCCAAAAAAGGTACCGTTTCCAAAGCAGTAGTTGTAAGAACTAAAAAAGCAGTGAGAAGAAAAGACGGATCATATATCAAATTCGACGACAATGCTTGCGTACTTCTAAACGCAGCCGGAGAAATGAGAGGAACACGTGTTTTCGGACCTGTTGCAAGAGAACTGAGAGACAAGGAATACATGAAAGTAATTTCATTGGCACCTGAAGTACTTTAA
- the rpsQ gene encoding 30S ribosomal protein S17: MDRNLRKERIGVVSSNKMEKTIVVSETMKMKHPMYGKFVLKTKKYTAHDENNECNEGDTVLITETRPLSKNKRWRLVRIIEKAK, from the coding sequence ATGGATAGAAATTTAAGAAAAGAAAGAATCGGAGTTGTTTCCAGCAATAAAATGGAAAAAACCATTGTTGTAAGTGAAACGATGAAAATGAAGCACCCGATGTACGGTAAATTCGTTTTGAAAACGAAAAAATATACCGCTCACGACGAGAACAACGAGTGTAACGAAGGCGATACAGTACTGATTACTGAAACAAGACCTTTGAGCAAGAACAAAAGATGGAGATTAGTAAGAATCATTGAAAAAGCTAAGTAA
- the rpmC gene encoding 50S ribosomal protein L29 has translation MKKADIKNLSAGDIQNQLAAVKADYNKLRLAHRISPIENPIQIRDLRKTIARLETELTLKQQ, from the coding sequence ATGAAAAAAGCTGACATCAAAAACCTAAGCGCAGGTGATATCCAAAATCAACTCGCGGCAGTAAAAGCTGATTACAACAAACTGAGATTGGCGCACAGAATCAGTCCGATTGAAAACCCGATCCAGATCAGAGATCTGAGAAAAACAATCGCAAGATTAGAAACTGAACTAACACTTAAACAACAATAA
- the rplP gene encoding 50S ribosomal protein L16 — MLQPKRTKFRRVHKMKMKGNAQRGHQLAYGTFGIKATEGAWITARQIEAARIAATRYMKREGQLWINIFPVKPITKKPAEVRMGKGKGAVEYWVAVVKPGRIMFEIGGVPYEVAKEALRLAAQKLPVVTKFVVANDFVQPQ; from the coding sequence ATGTTACAACCAAAAAGAACCAAATTCCGTAGAGTTCACAAGATGAAGATGAAGGGCAATGCCCAGAGAGGACATCAACTCGCTTACGGAACCTTCGGAATCAAAGCGACAGAAGGAGCTTGGATTACTGCAAGACAGATCGAGGCAGCGCGTATCGCCGCTACGAGATATATGAAAAGAGAAGGTCAGCTGTGGATCAATATCTTCCCGGTTAAGCCAATTACCAAGAAGCCAGCCGAAGTAAGGATGGGTAAAGGTAAAGGTGCTGTGGAATATTGGGTAGCAGTAGTAAAACCAGGTAGAATCATGTTCGAAATCGGTGGAGTTCCTTACGAAGTTGCAAAAGAAGCTTTAAGACTTGCCGCTCAGAAATTACCGGTAGTGACCAAATTTGTAGTAGCCAACGATTTTGTACAACCTCAATAA
- the rpsC gene encoding 30S ribosomal protein S3: MGQKTNPIGNRLGIIRGWDSNWFGGNDYGDRIAEDYKIRRYLEARLSKGGISKIFIERTLKLVTVTITTARPGLIIGKGGQEVDKLKEELKKITDKDIQINIFEIKRPELDAVLVADSIAKQIENRISYRRAVKMAMASTMRMGAEGIKVMISGRLNGAEMARSESFKEGRIPLSTFRADIDYHIGEALTQYGKLGVKVWIMKGEVYGKRELSPLVGQQKKAPAGRGERSERGERGDRERRPRRNNNN; encoded by the coding sequence ATGGGACAGAAGACAAATCCAATTGGTAACAGATTAGGAATCATCAGAGGATGGGATTCTAACTGGTTTGGCGGAAACGATTACGGAGACAGAATCGCGGAAGACTACAAAATCAGAAGATACCTTGAAGCAAGATTATCTAAAGGAGGAATTTCAAAAATCTTTATTGAAAGAACCCTGAAATTAGTAACCGTAACCATCACTACAGCAAGACCGGGACTCATCATCGGTAAAGGAGGTCAGGAAGTTGACAAACTGAAAGAAGAATTGAAAAAGATCACCGACAAGGACATCCAGATCAACATCTTCGAAATCAAAAGACCTGAACTCGACGCAGTATTGGTTGCAGACAGCATCGCAAAACAAATCGAAAACCGTATCTCTTACAGAAGAGCTGTGAAAATGGCAATGGCTTCCACAATGAGAATGGGTGCAGAAGGAATCAAAGTAATGATCTCCGGAAGATTGAACGGTGCTGAGATGGCAAGAAGCGAGTCTTTCAAAGAAGGAAGAATCCCATTGTCAACTTTCCGTGCAGATATCGACTACCATATCGGTGAAGCATTGACGCAGTACGGAAAACTCGGAGTGAAAGTTTGGATCATGAAAGGTGAAGTTTACGGAAAAAGAGAACTTTCGCCACTCGTTGGTCAACAGAAAAAAGCACCTGCAGGAAGAGGAGAAAGAAGCGAGAGAGGAGAGAGAGGTGACAGAGAAAGAAGACCAAGAAGAAATAACAACAACTAA
- the rplV gene encoding 50S ribosomal protein L22, with the protein MGSRKRESALARKIANQDVVKALHNDCPSSPRKMRLVADIIRGVEVDKALAILKFSKKEASNKLEKVLLSAMANWQVKNEGADIEEAGLIVKEIHVDSARQLKRLRPAPQGRGYRIRKRSNHITLILGTKDNK; encoded by the coding sequence ATGGGATCAAGAAAAAGAGAAAGTGCATTAGCACGTAAAATAGCAAACCAGGACGTGGTAAAAGCGTTGCACAACGACTGCCCGTCTTCACCAAGAAAAATGCGTCTGGTTGCAGATATCATCAGAGGAGTAGAAGTTGATAAAGCTTTGGCAATCCTGAAGTTTTCAAAGAAAGAAGCATCAAACAAGTTGGAGAAAGTATTGCTTTCAGCAATGGCTAACTGGCAAGTGAAGAATGAAGGTGCAGACATCGAGGAAGCTGGACTGATCGTAAAAGAAATCCACGTGGACAGCGCAAGACAACTCAAAAGGTTGAGACCAGCTCCACAGGGAAGAGGTTACAGAATCAGAAAGAGAAGCAACCACATCACACTAATTTTAGGTACTAAAGATAATAAATAA
- the rpsS gene encoding 30S ribosomal protein S19 — protein MARSLKKGPFIHHTLDKKVQANKESGKKTVIKTWSRASMISPDFVGQTIAVHNGKTFVPVYVTENMVGHKLGEFSPTRSFRGHGGNKNKGGR, from the coding sequence ATGGCAAGATCACTTAAAAAAGGACCTTTCATTCATCATACTTTAGATAAGAAGGTTCAGGCAAACAAAGAGTCTGGTAAAAAGACTGTAATCAAAACTTGGTCCAGAGCATCAATGATCTCTCCGGACTTCGTAGGGCAAACTATCGCAGTACACAACGGGAAAACTTTTGTACCTGTTTACGTAACTGAAAACATGGTGGGCCACAAGTTAGGCGAATTTTCTCCGACAAGATCTTTCAGAGGTCACGGTGGTAACAAAAATAAAGGCGGAAGATAA
- the rplB gene encoding 50S ribosomal protein L2 encodes MSVRKLKPITPGQRFRVVNNFEEITTNKPEKSLVVGIKKSGGRNNTGKMTMRYTGGGHKKKYRIIDFKRNKFNVEATVKTVEYDPNRTAFIALLEYADGEKRYIIAPNGIKVDQKVISSETAEPNVGNAMKLKNIPLGTVISCIELKPGQGAIMARSAGSSAQLTSRDGKYAIVKLPSGESRMILTECIAMIGSVSNSDHQLTVSGKAGRSRWLGRRPRTRPVSMNPVDHPMGGGEGRSSGGHPRSRNGKPAKGYKTRKKNKASNRFIVSKRK; translated from the coding sequence ATGTCTGTTAGAAAATTAAAACCTATCACCCCGGGACAGAGATTCAGAGTTGTAAACAACTTTGAGGAAATTACTACCAACAAGCCAGAGAAATCTTTGGTAGTTGGTATTAAAAAGTCAGGTGGACGTAACAACACAGGTAAAATGACCATGCGTTACACCGGAGGTGGACACAAAAAGAAATACAGAATTATCGACTTCAAGAGAAACAAATTCAACGTTGAAGCTACGGTAAAAACTGTAGAGTACGATCCGAACAGAACTGCTTTCATCGCACTTCTTGAGTACGCGGATGGAGAGAAGAGATACATCATCGCTCCAAACGGAATCAAAGTGGACCAGAAAGTAATCTCTTCTGAAACTGCCGAACCAAACGTTGGGAACGCAATGAAACTGAAAAACATTCCTTTGGGAACCGTTATTTCATGTATCGAGCTTAAGCCGGGACAAGGTGCAATCATGGCACGTTCTGCAGGTTCTTCCGCACAGCTTACTTCCAGAGATGGCAAGTATGCAATCGTGAAGCTTCCTTCAGGCGAATCCAGAATGATCCTTACCGAGTGTATCGCAATGATCGGTTCAGTATCCAACTCCGACCACCAGTTAACCGTTTCAGGAAAAGCAGGTAGAAGCAGATGGTTGGGTAGAAGACCAAGAACAAGACCAGTATCGATGAACCCGGTTGATCACCCAATGGGAGGTGGTGAAGGTCGTTCTTCAGGAGGTCACCCAAGATCAAGAAACGGTAAACCTGCAAAAGGTTACAAAACAAGAAAGAAAAATAAAGCGTCGAACCGATTTATCGTATCTAAAAGAAAATAA
- the rplW gene encoding 50S ribosomal protein L23, whose product MSVIIKPVISEKANYLTDLRGTYSFLVTPKANKIQIKKAIEDAYGVKVADVNTMIYAPTVSSKYTKKGLQVGKTNKLKKAVVKLAEGEVIDIFSA is encoded by the coding sequence ATGTCAGTTATCATTAAACCAGTTATTTCAGAAAAAGCAAACTATCTTACTGATTTAAGAGGGACTTACAGCTTCTTGGTAACCCCAAAGGCAAACAAGATCCAGATTAAGAAAGCGATAGAAGATGCTTACGGTGTGAAGGTGGCAGATGTAAACACCATGATTTACGCTCCTACAGTTTCTTCGAAGTACACCAAAAAAGGACTTCAGGTTGGGAAAACCAACAAGCTGAAAAAAGCAGTCGTGAAACTCGCAGAAGGCGAAGTAATCGATATCTTCTCAGCATAA
- the rplD gene encoding 50S ribosomal protein L4, which translates to MELVVLNTSGKETGRKVTLDDAIFGIEPNQHAVYLEVKQYLAAQRQGTHKSKERSEITASTRKLKKQKGSGSARYGDIKSPTFKGGGRVFGPKPRDYRFKLNKALKRLAKKSVLSQKLKDNSIKVLEQFTFEAPKTKEFINLNNALGFEGKKSLYILPEANKNVYLSSRNLPKVKVLTYNEISSYDLVHAGEIVFLEGAIEKFQENLRK; encoded by the coding sequence ATGGAACTAGTAGTATTAAACACATCAGGAAAAGAAACCGGAAGAAAAGTTACTTTGGACGACGCGATCTTCGGGATCGAGCCAAACCAGCACGCGGTTTACTTAGAAGTAAAGCAATACCTTGCCGCACAAAGACAGGGTACTCATAAATCAAAAGAAAGAAGCGAGATTACTGCTTCTACCAGAAAGCTTAAAAAGCAAAAAGGATCAGGTTCTGCGAGATACGGTGATATCAAGTCGCCAACTTTCAAAGGAGGAGGTAGAGTTTTTGGTCCTAAGCCAAGAGACTACAGATTCAAACTGAACAAAGCTTTGAAGAGATTGGCTAAAAAATCTGTGCTTTCTCAAAAATTGAAAGATAATTCGATCAAAGTTTTGGAGCAGTTCACTTTCGAAGCTCCTAAAACTAAAGAATTTATCAACTTGAACAACGCACTTGGTTTCGAAGGCAAAAAGTCTCTGTACATCTTGCCAGAAGCAAACAAGAACGTATATCTTTCCTCAAGAAACTTGCCTAAAGTGAAAGTTCTGACCTACAACGAGATCAGTTCTTACGACTTGGTACATGCGGGAGAAATCGTGTTCTTAGAAGGTGCTATCGAAAAATTCCAGGAAAATTTAAGAAAATAA
- the rplC gene encoding 50S ribosomal protein L3, producing the protein MSGIIGKKVGMTSLFNEEGKNIPCTVIQAGPCSVLQVRTIENDGYVGFQLGFDDKSEKNVGKALAGHFKKAGSTPKAKLVEFHHGFDHLKVGDEVKVNLFNEGEYVDVTGTSKGKGFQGVVKRHNFGGVMQQTHGQHNRLRAPGSIGAGSDPSRVFKGMRMAGRMGGKQVTVQNLQVLKVDEEQNLLVVKGAVPGAKNSYVIIRRWN; encoded by the coding sequence ATGTCAGGTATTATTGGTAAAAAAGTCGGGATGACCTCCCTGTTTAACGAAGAAGGAAAAAACATTCCTTGTACCGTTATTCAAGCGGGTCCATGCTCGGTTTTACAGGTCAGAACCATTGAAAACGATGGATATGTCGGGTTTCAGTTGGGTTTCGATGACAAGAGTGAAAAGAACGTTGGTAAAGCGTTGGCCGGCCATTTCAAAAAGGCGGGCTCTACTCCTAAAGCTAAATTGGTTGAATTCCACCACGGATTCGATCACTTGAAAGTAGGAGACGAAGTGAAAGTTAACCTTTTCAATGAAGGGGAGTATGTTGACGTAACAGGAACTTCGAAAGGTAAAGGTTTCCAAGGTGTTGTAAAAAGACACAACTTTGGAGGTGTAATGCAGCAAACTCACGGACAGCACAACAGATTGAGAGCTCCAGGTTCCATCGGTGCGGGATCCGACCCTTCGAGAGTATTCAAAGGGATGAGAATGGCAGGAAGAATGGGTGGTAAGCAAGTTACCGTTCAGAATCTTCAGGTGTTAAAAGTAGATGAAGAACAAAATCTTTTAGTAGTAAAGGGTGCTGTTCCGGGAGCAAAAAATTCTTATGTAATCATTAGAAGATGGAACTAG